One Clavelina lepadiformis chromosome 1, kaClaLepa1.1, whole genome shotgun sequence genomic region harbors:
- the LOC143472580 gene encoding inactive peptidyl-prolyl cis-trans isomerase FKBP6-like, whose product MQSTRQGLKKLSSFGLCGPTLPLKDGLDMRKIEEGTELEFMTDHLEDELKDMQIESNKIYFEGVDKFSYLFDQDSDNEAEGNSSLSWFERIGLKMRNLTQDGGVRKMIKKEGIGSVVPANCKIRAHYNGYLEDLDEPFDSSRLRNKELQVTLGKSEIVLGLDIGIASMRKEEVARFLIQPSYGYGRMGCPPRIPGNATILFEVELLGFTDSALLDDYQELSEEEKRGLPFQSILEVAKLHNVEGNDFYKRQQYGKATRKYMSTINTLESVTLQNEEQERDVVHICIKAYLNMALCHLKAAHFGKAIAAGKKVLQWEVEHPKALYICGKALHHLGEFKSARTYLMRANATMPSSRDVLKELQILDHDETRWLAAERDMCKKMFERN is encoded by the exons ATGCAGTCTACTCGACAAGGATTAAAAAAGTTGTCATCTTTTGGTTTATGTGGACCAACTTTGCCTTTAAAAGATGGACTTGATATGCGGAAGATTGAAGAAG GAACTGAACTTGAATTTATGACAGATCATTTGGAGGATGAGTTAAAAGATATGCAAATAgaaagcaacaaaatttaCTTTG AGGGAGTGGACAAGTTTTCATACTTATTTGATCAAGACTCTGATAATGAAGCAGAAGGCAACAGTTCTTTGTCGTGGTTTGAGCGTATTGGTTTAAAAATGCGT AATCTTACTCAAGATGGTGGAGTGAGAAAGATGATTAAGAAGGAAGGAATCGGAAGTGTTGTTCCTGCAAATTGTAAAATTCGAGCCCACTACAATGG GTATTTGGAAGATTTAGATGAACCTTTTGATTCAAGTCGACTGAGAAACAAAGAGTTGCAG GTAACATTGGGCAAAAGTGAAATTGTGCTCGGATTGGATATTGGAATAGCATCCATGCGAAAGGAAGAAGTGGCTCG ATTTCTCATCCAACCTTCGTATGGTTATGGGAGAATGGGATGTCCACCACGAATTCCAGGAAATGctacaattttgtttgaagtgGAGTTGTTAGGATTTACTGACTCGGCTTTGTTAGATGACTATCAGGAGTTAtcagaagaagaaaaaaggGGTCTCCCATTTCAAAG tatACTTGAAGTGGCAAAATTACACAATGTTGAAGGAAATGATTTTTACAAGAGGCAGCAGTACGGAAAAGCAACAAGAAA ATACATGAGTACTATCAATACCCTGGAAAGTGTGACGCTGCAAAATGAAGAGCAGGAAAGGGATGTGGTTCACATTTGCATAAAAGCATATCTGAACATGGCTCTATGTCATTTAAAAGCTGCCCATTTCGGGAAGGCAATTGCAGCTGGAAAGAAAGTTCTCCAGTGGGAAGTTGAGCACCCTAAAGCCTTGTATATTTGTGGAAAAGCTTTACATCACCTTGGTGAATTTAAGTCTGCACG TACTTATCTAATGCGTGCCAATGCCACCATGCCTTCCTCAAGAGATGTCCTCAAAGAGCTGCAAATCTTAGACCATGATGAAACGCGTTGGTTGGCCGCCGAACGTGATATGTGCAAGAAGATGTTTGAGCGAAACTGA
- the LOC143450906 gene encoding uncharacterized protein C2orf81 homolog, producing the protein MSRQTASRSRTEKGASRGGAGSQSVTAPAVTNDVVPGRLSYEDWTQLMQDEEDTGFVCSLVEEIVDQALEGCYQKYIWEQMLPFTVHQAKDALLQIVQWHFLSRDSGEVNIVNDPGWKEDSEPEAGVIDSWAQGSVPVVVRRQSSSVPSVSMISEEQTYLQGQGDDPNFIADSLVSGTEPTATTISDEHTDSTEKTVEKEPTVAYVSPQPQNDEKNTVEPDLDSVKVIKKKRPSYKKHTGRLPPPQVTDFETVPKPRPTSDKSESRNKSDAHLSPSQKTLLKVQAGRPPGNREVTFDERGNVVGVMKLNAHTLPMHRVRVQYSIIDPEAEANAQRLAAMRTGRIRRVTKSKWKSDDSSIITRSSEVDSHKPMPPGVSATTTSYFAKNTVIHQQTSGPESSPRNIPSASQIKKSREARIDPLPPSLIDTIDASPGVIIREGDHVKEGPDEKTAMRIGPADYHLKECKQPVLRLLGRKSAALRPTIDPQDVVQNVTTSNTVSTLAIKHPLPPIGTSQTAGN; encoded by the exons ATGTCCAGGCAAACTGCATCAAGATCACGCACAGAGAAGGGTGCTAGTCGTGGTGGTGCTGGTTCGCAGTCTGTCACTGCACCAGCAGTAACAAATGATGTTGTGCCAGGTCGATTAAGCTATGAAGACTGGACACAGCTTATGCAAGATGAGGAAGACACAGGTTTTGTTTGTTCACTTGTGGAGGAAATTGTGGACCAAGCATTAGAAGGATGCTATCAGAAATACATATGGGAACAA ATGTTGCCCTTCACTGTGCATCAAGCAAAAGATGCATTGCTTCAAATAGTCCAGTGGCATTTTCTGAGCAGGGATAGCGGAGAAGTTAATATTGTCAATGATCCTGGCTGGAAAGAAGACTCG GAACCTGAAGCTGGAGTCATTGATTCCTGGGCTCAAGGCTCAGTGCCAGTGGTAGTTCGGCGTCAGTCATCATCGGTCCCATCTGTTAGTATGATAAGTGAAGAGCAAACATACTTACAAG GTCAAGGTGATGATCCAAATTTCATTGCTGACTCACTTGTGTCAGGGACAGAACCTACAGCAACCACAATATCGGATGAGCACACTGATAGCACAGAAAAAACTGTCGAAAAGGAACCAACTG TGGCCTATGTTAGTCCACAACcacaaaatgatgaaaaaaataCAGTGGAGCCAGATTTGGACAGCGTTAAAgtaattaaaaagaaaagacCTTCTTACAAG AAACATACAGGACGTCTTCCACCACCTCAAGTTACTGATTTTGAAACTGTTCCTAAACCACGGCCAACATCTGATAAATCAGAGAGCAGAAATAAATCAG ATGCTCACCTATCACCATCACAAAAGACACTTCTCAAGGTACAAGCAGGTCGGCCGCCAGGAAACAGAGAAGTTACATTTGATGAGCGTGGAAATGTTGTTGGTGTAATGAAGTTGAATGCTCACACTTTGCCGATGCATCGG GTTCGTGTTCAATACAGCATAATAGATCCTGAAGCAGAGGCAAATGCACAGCGCTTAGCTGCCATGAGAACTGGTCGAATTCGAAGGGTTACAAAATCAAAGTGGAAATCAGATGATTCATCTATTATTACAAG AAGCTCAGAGGTGGATTCACATAAACCTATGCCACCTGGAGTTTCAGCAACAACTACTTCATATTTTGCCAAAAACACAGTTATCCATCAACAGACGTCAG GGCCAGAATCATCTCCAAGGAATATTCCTTCTGCAAGTCAAATCAAAAAATCTCGAGAAGCCCGAATTGATCCGTTACCACCCTCTCTTATTGACACGATCGATGCATCACCCGGGGTCATCATCAGAGAAGGAGATCACGTCAAAGAAGGTCCAGATGAGAAGACTGCAATGAGAATAGGTCCTGCCGATTACCACTTAAAGGAATGCAAGCAGCCAGTCCTCCGATTGCTTGGCAGGAAATCAGCAGCATTGCGTCCTACTATAGACCCACAAGATGTTGTACAAAATGTGACGACCTCAAATACAGTTTCGACATTAGCTATAAAACATCCCCTTCCACCTATTGGGACTTCTCAAACAGCAGGAAATTAA
- the LOC143450922 gene encoding nuclear receptor-binding factor 2-like isoform X2: MNEFQEMPLNKAHLNERKAQKCLESGDWDGALKYYQLARDFISKAMETTSCVKSLQCLQLQYDYFLNHCGRQVELNRIEQVIGTALNQNIAKEEFIEVQLNSQTLTDLKEKSKPDHNFSHEFTEREPDSLLQFLNGSPKEAVYNKHRKKYPKADVDRIEELKVQNEQLKRIVLDIQKDKERLEKENRSLRDDNEALLFEVKELNNKLDASQLMPEAVESNEVPHFVVEDYRYVEPSSILQEPCYFDFNEPLIQHQIRNAMLEDPKPVLKDVKNGDASCTIEAKDVSNTKDVTDASSHMNRKKTSTNLTSVRYEEMEESSINVASRSVQ, from the exons ATGAATGAATTTCAGGAAATGcctttgaataag GCACACTTGAATGAAAGAAAAGCACAAAAGTGTCTTGAAAGTGGCGACTGGGATGGAGCTTTGAAGTATTATCAACTTGCACGTGATTTTATATCAAAGGCAATGGAAACAACATCTTGTGTCAAA AGTCTACAGTGTCTGCAACTTCAATATGATTACTTTTTAAACCATTGTGGTCGTCAAGTAGAACTAAACAGAATAGAGCAAG TAATTGGTACGGCTTTAAACCAAAATATTGCAAAGGAAGAGTTCATTGAAGTACAACTCAATTCACAGACACTGACAGATCTGAAGGAAAAATCTAAGCCAGATCATAATTTTTCACATGAATTCACAGAAAGAGAACCAGATTCATTGTTGCAA TTTTTGAATGGATCACCAAAAGAGGCTGTATATAATAAGCATCGCAAAAAATATCCCAAAGCAGATGTAGACAGGATTGAGGAATTAAAAGTTCAAAATGAACAGCTCAAAAGAATTGTTTTAGACATTCAAAAAGACAAGGAACGGCTTGAAAAAGAGAATCG gTCATTACGTGATGACAATGAAGCATTGCTCTTTGAAGTGAAAGAATTAAATAACAAGTTGGATGCCAGCCAACTCATGCCTG AAGCTGTTGAAAGCAATGAAGTCCCTCACTTTGTAGTTGAAGATTATCGTTACGTAGAACCATCCTCTATTTTACAAGAGCcatgttattttgattttaatgagcCATTAATCCAGCATCAGATCAGGAATGCAATGCTGGAAGATCCAAAACCTGTCTTGAAAGACGTAAAGAATGGAGATGCAAGTTGTACAATTGAGGCAAAGGATGTTAGCAACACGAAGGATGTAACAGACGCTTCATCTCATATGAATAGGAAAAAAACATCCACAAACTTAACATCTGTCCGATATGAAGAAATGGAAGAATCTTCAATTAATGTCGCCTCTCGTTCGGTGCAATAA
- the LOC143450922 gene encoding nuclear receptor-binding factor 2-like isoform X3, with the protein MNEFQEMPLNKAHLNERKAQKCLESGDWDGALKYYQLARDFISKAMETTSCVKSLQCLQLQYDYFLNHCGRQVELNRIEQEVIGTALNQNIAKEEFIEVQLNSQTLTDLKEKSKPDHNFSHEFTEREPDSLLQFLNGSPKEAVYNKHRKKYPKADVDRIEELKVQNEQLKRIVLDIQKDKERLEKENRSLRDDNEALLFEVKELNNKLDASQLMPAVESNEVPHFVVEDYRYVEPSSILQEPCYFDFNEPLIQHQIRNAMLEDPKPVLKDVKNGDASCTIEAKDVSNTKDVTDASSHMNRKKTSTNLTSVRYEEMEESSINVASRSVQ; encoded by the exons ATGAATGAATTTCAGGAAATGcctttgaataag GCACACTTGAATGAAAGAAAAGCACAAAAGTGTCTTGAAAGTGGCGACTGGGATGGAGCTTTGAAGTATTATCAACTTGCACGTGATTTTATATCAAAGGCAATGGAAACAACATCTTGTGTCAAA AGTCTACAGTGTCTGCAACTTCAATATGATTACTTTTTAAACCATTGTGGTCGTCAAGTAGAACTAAACAGAATAGAGCAAG AAGTAATTGGTACGGCTTTAAACCAAAATATTGCAAAGGAAGAGTTCATTGAAGTACAACTCAATTCACAGACACTGACAGATCTGAAGGAAAAATCTAAGCCAGATCATAATTTTTCACATGAATTCACAGAAAGAGAACCAGATTCATTGTTGCAA TTTTTGAATGGATCACCAAAAGAGGCTGTATATAATAAGCATCGCAAAAAATATCCCAAAGCAGATGTAGACAGGATTGAGGAATTAAAAGTTCAAAATGAACAGCTCAAAAGAATTGTTTTAGACATTCAAAAAGACAAGGAACGGCTTGAAAAAGAGAATCG gTCATTACGTGATGACAATGAAGCATTGCTCTTTGAAGTGAAAGAATTAAATAACAAGTTGGATGCCAGCCAACTCATGCCTG CTGTTGAAAGCAATGAAGTCCCTCACTTTGTAGTTGAAGATTATCGTTACGTAGAACCATCCTCTATTTTACAAGAGCcatgttattttgattttaatgagcCATTAATCCAGCATCAGATCAGGAATGCAATGCTGGAAGATCCAAAACCTGTCTTGAAAGACGTAAAGAATGGAGATGCAAGTTGTACAATTGAGGCAAAGGATGTTAGCAACACGAAGGATGTAACAGACGCTTCATCTCATATGAATAGGAAAAAAACATCCACAAACTTAACATCTGTCCGATATGAAGAAATGGAAGAATCTTCAATTAATGTCGCCTCTCGTTCGGTGCAATAA
- the LOC143450922 gene encoding nuclear receptor-binding factor 2-like isoform X1 has product MNEFQEMPLNKAHLNERKAQKCLESGDWDGALKYYQLARDFISKAMETTSCVKSLQCLQLQYDYFLNHCGRQVELNRIEQEVIGTALNQNIAKEEFIEVQLNSQTLTDLKEKSKPDHNFSHEFTEREPDSLLQFLNGSPKEAVYNKHRKKYPKADVDRIEELKVQNEQLKRIVLDIQKDKERLEKENRSLRDDNEALLFEVKELNNKLDASQLMPEAVESNEVPHFVVEDYRYVEPSSILQEPCYFDFNEPLIQHQIRNAMLEDPKPVLKDVKNGDASCTIEAKDVSNTKDVTDASSHMNRKKTSTNLTSVRYEEMEESSINVASRSVQ; this is encoded by the exons ATGAATGAATTTCAGGAAATGcctttgaataag GCACACTTGAATGAAAGAAAAGCACAAAAGTGTCTTGAAAGTGGCGACTGGGATGGAGCTTTGAAGTATTATCAACTTGCACGTGATTTTATATCAAAGGCAATGGAAACAACATCTTGTGTCAAA AGTCTACAGTGTCTGCAACTTCAATATGATTACTTTTTAAACCATTGTGGTCGTCAAGTAGAACTAAACAGAATAGAGCAAG AAGTAATTGGTACGGCTTTAAACCAAAATATTGCAAAGGAAGAGTTCATTGAAGTACAACTCAATTCACAGACACTGACAGATCTGAAGGAAAAATCTAAGCCAGATCATAATTTTTCACATGAATTCACAGAAAGAGAACCAGATTCATTGTTGCAA TTTTTGAATGGATCACCAAAAGAGGCTGTATATAATAAGCATCGCAAAAAATATCCCAAAGCAGATGTAGACAGGATTGAGGAATTAAAAGTTCAAAATGAACAGCTCAAAAGAATTGTTTTAGACATTCAAAAAGACAAGGAACGGCTTGAAAAAGAGAATCG gTCATTACGTGATGACAATGAAGCATTGCTCTTTGAAGTGAAAGAATTAAATAACAAGTTGGATGCCAGCCAACTCATGCCTG AAGCTGTTGAAAGCAATGAAGTCCCTCACTTTGTAGTTGAAGATTATCGTTACGTAGAACCATCCTCTATTTTACAAGAGCcatgttattttgattttaatgagcCATTAATCCAGCATCAGATCAGGAATGCAATGCTGGAAGATCCAAAACCTGTCTTGAAAGACGTAAAGAATGGAGATGCAAGTTGTACAATTGAGGCAAAGGATGTTAGCAACACGAAGGATGTAACAGACGCTTCATCTCATATGAATAGGAAAAAAACATCCACAAACTTAACATCTGTCCGATATGAAGAAATGGAAGAATCTTCAATTAATGTCGCCTCTCGTTCGGTGCAATAA